One window of Phycisphaerae bacterium genomic DNA carries:
- a CDS encoding aspartate carbamoyltransferase catalytic subunit, whose product MTAAASDRPVWTRKDLLALADLSREEILHVLDTAEGFKEVSTRSVKKVPALRGRVVVNMFFEDSTRTRMSFELAAQRLSADVIDFSEKVSSTKKGETLLDTARNIEAMGVDIMVLRHPAAGAALHLSQAVKCCVINAGDGQHAHPTQGLLDLFTIRERKGRIDGLNVAIVGDIVHSRVARSDLRGLQKLGAKVTLVGPPTLVPRSFEDMGARVTSDFEGVLPEMDVVNMLRIQKERMTDSGFPSAREYVRLFGMNRERLKQCKPDVLIMHPGPVNRGIELAADVADGPSSSILRQVTNGLAVRMAVLFLCQQANTGAAQREDEVRSA is encoded by the coding sequence ATGACCGCAGCGGCGAGTGACAGGCCGGTCTGGACGCGGAAGGATCTGCTGGCGCTCGCGGACCTCAGCCGCGAAGAAATCCTGCACGTGCTCGACACGGCGGAAGGCTTCAAGGAGGTCTCGACCCGCAGCGTGAAGAAGGTGCCGGCCCTGCGCGGCCGGGTCGTCGTCAACATGTTCTTCGAGGACAGCACGCGGACGCGCATGAGCTTCGAGCTGGCGGCGCAGCGCCTGTCGGCCGACGTGATCGACTTTTCCGAGAAGGTGTCGTCGACCAAGAAGGGCGAGACGCTGCTCGACACGGCCCGCAATATCGAGGCGATGGGTGTTGACATCATGGTCCTGCGCCACCCCGCGGCCGGCGCTGCCCTGCACCTGTCGCAGGCCGTGAAGTGCTGCGTCATCAACGCCGGCGACGGCCAGCACGCGCACCCGACGCAGGGGCTGCTCGACCTGTTCACGATCCGTGAGCGCAAGGGCCGCATCGACGGGCTGAACGTCGCGATCGTCGGCGACATCGTGCACTCGCGCGTGGCGCGTTCTGACCTCCGCGGCCTGCAGAAGCTTGGCGCGAAGGTCACGCTGGTCGGCCCGCCGACGCTGGTGCCGCGCTCGTTCGAGGACATGGGCGCCCGCGTCACGTCGGACTTCGAGGGCGTGCTGCCCGAGATGGACGTCGTCAACATGCTGCGCATCCAGAAGGAGCGCATGACCGACAGCGGCTTCCCGTCCGCCCGCGAATACGTCCGCCTCTTCGGCATGAACCGCGAGCGGCTCAAGCAGTGCAAACCCGACGTGCTCATCATGCACCCGGGCCCCGTGAACCGCGGCATCGAGCTGGCGGCGGACGTCGCCGACGGGCCGAGCTCGAGCATTTTGCGCCAGGTG
- the pyrR gene encoding bifunctional pyr operon transcriptional regulator/uracil phosphoribosyltransferase PyrR produces the protein MTLLLDQREVQDTLAKLARAIAGAAPSDVPVAVVGIRRRGETLAKRLLPLLEKAGVKPAHYGVLDITLYRDDLTTIGPNAIVRGTEIDFDITDTWLVLVDDVLYTGRSIRAALDALTDFGRPQAIRLAVLVDRGRRELPIQPDFVGLRTDTESHHVVKVKLAEVDGVDEVQLYDRSGE, from the coding sequence ATGACACTCCTACTGGATCAACGTGAAGTTCAGGACACCCTGGCGAAGCTGGCCCGGGCGATTGCGGGGGCCGCGCCCAGTGACGTCCCGGTTGCGGTCGTGGGCATTCGGCGCCGCGGTGAGACACTCGCCAAGCGCCTGCTGCCATTGCTGGAGAAAGCGGGGGTGAAGCCGGCGCACTACGGCGTGCTCGATATCACGCTCTACCGTGACGATCTGACGACGATCGGGCCGAATGCGATCGTCCGTGGCACAGAGATCGACTTTGACATCACCGACACGTGGCTCGTGCTGGTCGATGACGTGCTCTACACCGGTCGCTCGATCCGCGCGGCGCTCGACGCGCTGACGGATTTTGGCCGGCCGCAGGCGATCCGCCTGGCCGTGCTGGTCGATCGCGGCCGGCGCGAGCTGCCGATCCAGCCCGATTTCGTCGGGCTGCGGACCGACACCGAGTCGCACCATGTCGTGAAGGTCAAGCTCGCCGAAGTGGACGGCGTGGACGAGGTACAACTGTATGACCGCAGCGGCGAGTGA
- the sat gene encoding sulfate adenylyltransferase, whose product MSDHGLIPPHGGKLINLVVEPARAVALKASAERLPRIQLGEREQCDLELLAIGALSPLTGFMGEADFHSVCDTMKLTNGLPWSVPILCPVDRATADKLAIGQTVALTDDRSRLLAVLTVKEKYAHDKRKEAEKVFRTTDTAHPGVAVTMAQGDVCLAGPLEVLTPRHDPEFADRRLTPAQTRAAFAERGWATVVAFQTRNPIHRAHEYITKCALEICDGLLIHPLVGQTQKGDIPADVRMKCYEVLLANYYNAKNTFLSVLPAAMRYAGPREAILHAILRKNYGCTHFIVGRDHAGVGNYYGTYDAQKIFDEVDPAAIGIQPLKFEHTFWCKKSGAMASDKTTNSTKEERVFLSGTAVRDMLAKGQRPPVEFTRPEIADILIESMRKSS is encoded by the coding sequence ATGAGTGACCATGGCCTGATCCCGCCGCACGGCGGAAAGCTCATCAACCTCGTCGTCGAACCCGCCCGGGCAGTCGCCTTGAAGGCGTCGGCGGAGCGGCTGCCGCGGATCCAACTCGGCGAGCGCGAGCAGTGCGACCTGGAGCTGTTGGCGATCGGGGCGCTGAGCCCGCTGACGGGATTCATGGGCGAGGCCGACTTTCACAGCGTGTGCGACACGATGAAGCTGACCAACGGACTGCCGTGGTCGGTGCCGATCCTGTGTCCGGTCGACCGGGCGACGGCGGACAAGCTGGCGATCGGGCAGACGGTGGCGCTGACGGACGACCGCAGCCGGCTGCTGGCCGTGCTCACGGTCAAGGAGAAGTACGCCCACGACAAACGCAAGGAGGCGGAGAAGGTCTTCCGGACCACGGACACCGCGCACCCCGGCGTCGCGGTGACGATGGCGCAGGGCGACGTGTGCCTGGCGGGCCCGCTCGAGGTCCTCACGCCGCGGCACGACCCCGAGTTCGCGGACCGGCGCCTGACGCCGGCGCAGACGCGGGCGGCGTTCGCGGAGCGCGGCTGGGCGACGGTGGTCGCGTTTCAGACGCGCAACCCGATTCACCGGGCGCATGAGTACATCACCAAGTGCGCACTGGAGATCTGCGACGGCCTGCTGATCCACCCACTGGTCGGTCAGACGCAGAAGGGCGACATCCCGGCCGACGTGCGCATGAAGTGCTACGAGGTGCTGCTCGCGAACTACTACAACGCGAAGAACACTTTCCTGTCGGTGCTGCCGGCGGCGATGCGCTACGCTGGGCCGCGCGAGGCGATCCTGCACGCGATCCTCCGTAAGAACTACGGCTGCACGCACTTCATCGTCGGCCGCGACCACGCCGGCGTGGGCAACTACTACGGCACCTACGACGCCCAGAAGATCTTCGACGAGGTCGATCCCGCGGCGATCGGCATCCAGCCGCTGAAGTTCGAGCACACGTTCTGGTGCAAGAAGTCCGGCGCAATGGCCAGTGACAAGACGACCAACAGCACCAAGGAAGAGCGCGTCTTCCTGTCGGGCACGGCGGTGCGCGACATGCTGGCGAAGGGCCAAAGGCCGCCGGTGGAGTTCACGCGGCCGGAGATCGCGGACATTCTGATCGAATCGATGCGGAAGAGCTCATGA
- a CDS encoding bifunctional oligoribonuclease/PAP phosphatase NrnA yields the protein MTTDPLTADPAVVPAEVCAALRGAHEIALVGHVTPDADAIASLGALWLALPELGKRAHLVLPDGTVSRNLRFLLRYAGLRGAHANDVRACDLIVALDTAKDRRLNGTEHLTALTSIPILNIDHHATNTQFGRWNWIVDHASSTSELVYGVLRALGCTITPTIATLLYAGLHSDTQGFALSNTGPHALQVGYELARAGAAIPEICERLHRSRSHGEFELLSLIYRNTQVSEDGRLAWSTATFAEIAATGCTAADIDDQVEVPRSIEGVAVAILFTEGRQGKVRMNFRGESGISVLELAQQFGGGGHQASAGAILDGDIPSITARVLPAARAFVAGLPPRRAE from the coding sequence ATGACGACCGACCCCCTGACCGCTGACCCGGCGGTGGTGCCGGCGGAAGTGTGTGCGGCGCTGCGCGGCGCGCACGAGATCGCGCTCGTCGGCCACGTGACGCCGGACGCCGACGCGATTGCGTCGCTGGGTGCGCTGTGGCTGGCGCTGCCCGAGCTGGGCAAGCGGGCGCACCTGGTGCTGCCGGACGGCACGGTATCGCGGAACCTGCGCTTTTTGCTGCGCTACGCGGGCCTGCGCGGGGCGCACGCGAACGACGTCCGCGCGTGCGACCTGATCGTCGCGCTGGACACCGCGAAGGACCGGCGGCTGAACGGCACCGAGCACCTCACCGCGCTCACCAGCATCCCGATCCTCAACATCGATCACCACGCCACGAACACGCAGTTCGGCCGCTGGAACTGGATCGTCGACCACGCCAGCAGCACGTCGGAGCTGGTGTACGGCGTGCTGCGGGCGCTGGGCTGCACGATCACGCCGACGATCGCCACGCTGCTTTACGCCGGGCTGCACTCGGACACACAGGGCTTCGCGCTGTCCAACACCGGGCCGCACGCGCTGCAGGTGGGTTACGAACTGGCGCGCGCGGGCGCTGCGATTCCCGAGATCTGCGAGCGGCTGCATCGCAGTCGCAGCCACGGCGAGTTCGAACTGCTGAGCCTGATCTACCGCAACACGCAAGTCAGCGAAGACGGGCGCCTGGCCTGGAGCACGGCGACCTTCGCCGAGATCGCCGCGACGGGCTGCACGGCGGCGGACATCGACGACCAGGTCGAGGTGCCGCGCTCGATCGAGGGTGTCGCGGTGGCGATCCTGTTCACCGAGGGCCGGCAAGGCAAAGTCCGCATGAACTTCCGCGGTGAAAGCGGCATCTCCGTGCTGGAGCTGGCGCAGCAGTTCGGCGGCGGCGGACACCAGGCCAGCGCCGGCGCGATCCTGGACGGCGACATCCCATCCATCACGGCCCGCGTGCTGCCGGCGGCCCGGGCGTTCGTCGCCGGCCTGCCGCCACGACGGGCCGAGTAA
- a CDS encoding glycosyltransferase — translation MTDSPPRPPLFRTGVLSVLIPVYNEQAYLRRCVERVLAVELPRGLRKELVLVDDASTDGTARVIDELVAAHGDVIRALRQPKNQGKGAAVRRAIGAMTGQYAIIQDADLEYDPQDYPLLLQPLLDGLADVVYGSRFAARTMRRVLAYHHTLGNKLLTHLSNVTTGLNLTDMETCYKAFRADVLKTIPIRSNRFGIEPEITAKIAKRGCVVYEVPINYRGRSYAEGKKIGWKDGFHALWTIGKYWLIDDCFDECYGRAILTSLATARRFNAWMAQVIRPYLGTRILEIGAGLGNVSRHLPKKEKLIVTDIDPVYLEILHEAFDDNDVVEVAKLDLTCPADFDALGSAVCDTVVCLNVLEHIADDLAALRRMRTLLEPGGRLILLVPQHRWLYGSYDRHVGHCRRYTRRTLRAALQAAGYTVVRLRDFNFLSIAAWWLNSCLLRRAEMDRWQLKLNDMCVPLMRPLERVLPLPGLSLIAVAERAA, via the coding sequence ATGACCGATTCGCCGCCGCGCCCGCCGCTGTTTCGCACCGGCGTCCTGTCGGTCCTGATTCCGGTCTACAACGAACAGGCGTACCTGCGGCGCTGCGTCGAGCGCGTGCTGGCGGTGGAACTGCCGCGCGGGTTGCGCAAAGAGCTGGTGCTGGTCGACGATGCGTCGACCGACGGCACGGCGCGGGTCATCGACGAACTCGTGGCGGCGCACGGGGACGTCATCCGCGCGCTACGCCAGCCAAAGAACCAGGGCAAGGGGGCCGCGGTCCGCCGGGCGATCGGCGCGATGACCGGGCAGTACGCGATTATTCAGGACGCGGACCTGGAATACGACCCGCAGGACTACCCGCTGCTGCTGCAGCCGCTGCTCGATGGCCTGGCGGACGTGGTGTACGGCTCGCGCTTCGCGGCGCGGACGATGCGGCGGGTGCTGGCCTACCACCACACGCTGGGGAACAAGCTGCTGACGCACCTCTCCAACGTGACGACGGGCCTGAACCTTACCGACATGGAGACGTGCTACAAGGCGTTCCGTGCCGACGTGCTGAAGACCATCCCGATCCGCTCGAACCGCTTCGGGATCGAACCGGAGATCACGGCGAAGATCGCCAAGCGCGGCTGCGTGGTCTACGAGGTGCCGATCAACTACCGCGGGCGGAGCTACGCCGAGGGCAAGAAGATCGGCTGGAAAGACGGTTTCCACGCGCTGTGGACCATCGGCAAGTACTGGCTGATCGACGACTGCTTTGACGAGTGCTACGGTCGGGCGATCCTGACGAGCCTCGCAACCGCCCGGCGGTTCAACGCCTGGATGGCCCAGGTGATCCGGCCGTATCTGGGGACGCGCATACTCGAGATCGGCGCGGGGTTGGGCAACGTGAGCCGCCATCTGCCGAAGAAAGAGAAGCTGATCGTCACCGACATCGACCCGGTGTACCTCGAGATTCTGCATGAGGCGTTCGACGATAACGACGTCGTGGAGGTCGCCAAACTCGACCTGACCTGTCCCGCCGACTTCGACGCGCTTGGCAGCGCGGTGTGCGACACCGTCGTCTGCCTGAACGTGCTCGAACACATCGCGGACGACCTGGCGGCGCTGCGGCGGATGCGGACACTGCTGGAGCCCGGCGGCCGGCTCATCTTGCTCGTGCCGCAACACCGTTGGCTGTACGGCTCGTACGACCGGCACGTGGGGCACTGCCGGCGCTATACCCGTCGGACGCTGCGCGCGGCGCTCCAGGCCGCGGGCTACACGGTCGTGCGGCTCCGCGATTTCAATTTCCTGTCGATCGCCGCCTGGTGGCTGAATTCCTGTCTGCTGCGGCGGGCTGAGATGGATCGCTGGCAGTTGAAGCTGAACGACATGTGCGTACCACTGATGCGGCCACTGGAGCGCGTCCTGCCGCTGCCGGGCCTGTCACTGATCGCGGTGGCCGAGCGGGCGGCGTAG
- a CDS encoding NHL repeat-containing protein, translating to MKRSAILFGLVVTLILTAPVVASPVYFLVSGYTSHNVVKYDAATGAYLGALVTGGSGGLVCPEGLAIGPDGNLYVASAGTHSVKRYDLQTGAYLGTFASGHGMQYPRGVAFGPDGNLYVASSSDVILRYDGDTGAFIDDFVPYGTTNLNDPQDLDFRGDGYLYISNGQTRCVMRVNALTGAYVDTFAAGSPTDSLQGLVFGSDDHLYVADADNNRVRRFDGQSGAFMDDFVPPGYGGLNHAEDVLFGLDGNLYVTSHYTDSILKYDSATGGHLGSFTTTGLDAPTYMLLVPEPGSLALLVLAGLLGARRR from the coding sequence ATGAAGCGCAGCGCGATTCTGTTTGGCCTGGTCGTGACGCTGATTCTGACGGCACCGGTGGTGGCGTCGCCGGTGTACTTTCTGGTGAGCGGCTACACGTCGCACAATGTCGTGAAATACGATGCCGCGACCGGGGCGTACCTCGGCGCGCTGGTGACGGGCGGAAGCGGTGGGCTGGTTTGCCCCGAGGGCCTGGCCATCGGACCCGACGGCAACCTCTATGTTGCCAGCGCGGGCACGCATTCGGTCAAGCGCTACGATCTGCAGACCGGTGCGTATCTGGGCACCTTCGCCTCCGGCCACGGGATGCAGTATCCACGCGGCGTCGCCTTCGGGCCCGACGGGAACTTGTATGTTGCCAGTTCGAGCGACGTCATCCTGCGCTACGACGGCGACACCGGGGCGTTCATCGACGACTTTGTGCCATACGGGACCACCAACCTCAACGACCCGCAGGACCTGGATTTTCGCGGCGACGGCTACCTGTACATTTCCAACGGCCAGACGCGCTGCGTCATGCGGGTGAACGCGCTGACCGGGGCGTACGTGGACACGTTCGCGGCCGGCAGCCCGACGGACAGCCTGCAGGGGCTGGTCTTCGGCAGCGACGACCACCTGTACGTCGCCGACGCGGACAACAACCGCGTGCGGCGCTTCGACGGCCAGAGCGGCGCGTTCATGGATGACTTCGTGCCGCCCGGCTACGGCGGGCTGAATCACGCCGAGGATGTGCTGTTTGGCCTGGACGGAAATTTGTATGTGACCTCCCACTACACGGACTCGATTCTGAAGTATGACAGTGCCACGGGCGGCCACCTGGGGAGCTTCACGACGACCGGGCTGGACGCCCCGACATACATGCTGCTCGTCCCGGAGCCGGGCAGTCTGGCGCTGCTGGTCCTGGCCGGCCTGCTCGGCGCGCGCCGTCGTTAG
- a CDS encoding magnesium transporter CorA family protein, whose translation MWKAYNIVERKLVEVPEQPAAVTIYARPDEREKRHLIDELKVDEHTFNSALDPDELSRLEFEPEHMALIFKRPKNYSGAEQFMFKVTSAGAFLFKDGLRIVIPEEAALFDGAPLARIHSLADVILKLLARSVIHFREHLKGISMVSDELQSEINRAMENKHLINMFALQKSLVYYVNSINSNGALLEKLKHNAGKIGLSTEELEFLDDLIIENNQCAKQAEMYSNILASLMDARASIVSNNLNVLMKNLNIITIAIMVPTFVVSAFSMNVAIPMQRFAFAFWVIMGMAVASVAAFLWYWRRRGS comes from the coding sequence ATGTGGAAGGCCTACAACATCGTCGAGCGCAAGCTGGTGGAAGTGCCGGAGCAGCCGGCGGCGGTGACGATTTATGCGCGCCCGGACGAGCGTGAGAAGCGCCACCTGATCGACGAGCTGAAGGTTGACGAGCACACGTTCAACTCGGCGCTGGACCCGGATGAGCTGTCGCGTCTGGAGTTCGAGCCCGAGCACATGGCGTTGATCTTCAAGCGCCCGAAGAACTACTCGGGCGCCGAGCAGTTCATGTTCAAGGTCACGTCGGCGGGGGCGTTCCTGTTCAAGGACGGGCTGCGGATCGTGATCCCGGAGGAGGCGGCGTTGTTCGACGGGGCGCCGCTGGCGCGGATTCACTCGCTGGCCGACGTGATCCTGAAGCTGTTGGCGCGGTCGGTGATCCATTTTCGTGAGCACCTCAAGGGCATCAGCATGGTGTCCGACGAACTGCAGAGCGAAATCAACCGGGCGATGGAGAACAAACACCTCATCAACATGTTCGCGCTGCAGAAGAGCCTGGTGTATTACGTGAACTCGATCAACTCGAACGGGGCCCTGCTGGAGAAGCTCAAGCACAACGCCGGCAAGATCGGGCTGAGCACCGAGGAGCTGGAGTTTCTCGACGACCTGATCATCGAGAACAACCAGTGCGCGAAGCAGGCGGAGATGTACTCGAACATTCTGGCGAGCCTGATGGACGCGCGGGCCTCGATCGTCAGCAACAACCTGAACGTGCTGATGAAGAACCTGAACATCATCACGATCGCGATCATGGTGCCGACGTTCGTGGTCAGTGCCTTCTCGATGAACGTGGCCATTCCGATGCAGCGGTTTGCTTTCGCGTTCTGGGTCATCATGGGCATGGCCGTCGCGTCGGTGGCGGCGTTTCTGTGGTACTGGCGACGGCGGGGGAGCTGA
- a CDS encoding sigma-70 family RNA polymerase sigma factor, translated as MNRSAHEHELSDAELVQCAQRGAASAFAELVSRYQDRVFNTCYRICHNHADALDLTQATFMRALEALGRFQSRANFYTWLFRIAINLTISQRRSAGRRAVRPLDDSGASARGLRTEPVSREPGVEQGVADRELRRRVEWALAQLDDEFRAAVVLKDIEDLDYAAIAEILGVPVGTVKSRIFRGRMLLRELLRDERMQVGER; from the coding sequence GTGAATCGATCCGCGCACGAGCACGAGCTGAGCGATGCCGAGCTGGTGCAGTGCGCCCAGCGCGGCGCCGCGTCGGCGTTCGCGGAGCTGGTTTCGCGGTATCAGGACCGCGTGTTCAACACATGCTACCGAATTTGTCACAATCACGCCGACGCCCTCGACCTCACGCAAGCGACCTTCATGCGCGCGCTCGAGGCACTGGGACGCTTCCAGAGCCGGGCGAACTTCTACACCTGGCTCTTCCGTATCGCGATCAACCTGACGATCTCACAGCGCCGCTCGGCCGGACGCCGGGCCGTGCGCCCGCTCGACGACTCCGGGGCCAGTGCGCGCGGGCTGCGGACGGAGCCCGTGTCGCGCGAGCCCGGTGTGGAGCAGGGCGTGGCGGACCGCGAGCTGCGGCGGCGGGTGGAATGGGCGCTGGCCCAACTGGACGACGAGTTCCGGGCGGCGGTGGTCCTGAAGGACATCGAAGACCTGGACTACGCGGCGATCGCGGAAATACTCGGTGTGCCGGTTGGTACGGTGAAGAGCCGCATCTTTCGCGGGCGCATGCTGCTCCGCGAACTGCTGCGCGACGAGAGGATGCAAGTTGGTGAACGATGA
- a CDS encoding carbohydrate-binding family 9-like protein, giving the protein MNACKTLLRTAEMTTLSLLLLTGCASTARPTGDKPLPPFREKPRTYACRRAPAPPMVDGRLDEPAWSAAAWTEAFVDIEGAAQPLPRFETRAKLMWDDTYLYIGADLQEPHVWATLRDYDAIIFHDNDFEIFIDPDGDQREYYEIEINAFNTIFDLFLVRTYIAGGPALHAWDCKGLRSAVHIDGTLNDPTDIDRGWSVEFAISWATLKEAAHRPAPPRPGDTWRMDFSRVQWLTRVVNGAYEKLPETREGNWVWSPPGVVNMHLPERWGYVTFTAE; this is encoded by the coding sequence ATGAACGCGTGCAAGACACTACTCAGAACGGCGGAGATGACCACTCTCAGTCTGCTGCTCCTGACCGGCTGTGCCAGCACGGCACGCCCGACCGGTGACAAGCCGCTGCCGCCGTTCCGGGAAAAGCCGCGGACGTACGCTTGCCGCCGGGCGCCGGCACCGCCGATGGTGGACGGGCGCCTCGACGAGCCGGCGTGGTCCGCGGCGGCGTGGACGGAGGCGTTCGTGGATATTGAAGGCGCCGCCCAGCCGCTTCCGCGTTTCGAGACGCGGGCCAAGCTGATGTGGGATGACACGTACCTGTACATCGGCGCCGATCTCCAGGAGCCCCACGTCTGGGCCACGCTGCGCGACTACGACGCGATCATCTTCCACGACAACGACTTCGAGATCTTCATCGACCCCGACGGCGACCAGCGCGAGTACTACGAGATCGAGATCAACGCTTTCAACACGATCTTCGACCTGTTCCTCGTCCGCACCTACATCGCCGGCGGCCCCGCGCTGCACGCCTGGGACTGCAAGGGCCTGCGCTCCGCCGTGCACATCGACGGCACGCTCAATGACCCGACCGACATCGACCGCGGCTGGTCCGTCGAGTTTGCCATTTCCTGGGCCACGCTCAAGGAAGCCGCCCACCGCCCGGCCCCGCCGCGGCCCGGTGACACCTGGCGCATGGACTTCTCGCGCGTGCAATGGCTGACGCGCGTCGTCAACGGCGCGTACGAAAAGCTGCCGGAGACACGCGAGGGCAACTGGGTCTGGTCCCCGCCCGGCGTCGTGAACATGCACCTGCCCGAGCGCTGGGGGTACGTCACGTTCACGGCGGAATAG